The sequence gagcaagcaGAAGAAAAAGCGAGAGAGGTGAAAAGCGAGAGAGGTGtaaagcgagagaaaaagcgagagagcgagaaaaagcgagagagcgagaaaaagcgagcaagacagaaaaagcgagggagagacagaaaaagcgagcaagaaaAAGCGAGCGAaaaagcaagagagagggagcaaaagcgagagagagagaaaagcgaGCGCGAGAGAAAAGGCGAgcgggagaaaaagcgagcgagagggagaaaaagcgagcaagcagaagaaaaagcgagagaggtgtaaagcgagagaaaaagcgagagagcgagaaaaagcgagagagcgagaaaaagcgagagagcgagaaaaagcgagagagcgagacagacagaaaaagcgagcgagatagagagagagtgaaaaaaagcgagcgagagagagagaaaagcgaGCGCGAGAGAAAAGGCGAgcgggagaaagagagagagagagaggggaaaggcaagcgagagagagagaaaaagcgagctcGAGAGAGAAaaggcgagagaaagagagagaaaaggcgagcgggagagagagagaaagcgagtgaaaaagcaagagagagtgagaaaatgcGAGcaagaaaaagcgagcgagagagacagaaaaaaagagcgagacagaagaagcgagcatgagagaaaaaaaacgagcgagagagaaagcgagaaagTGAGGCGAGacagcgagagaaaaagcgagaacGAAAAACGACAGAGAACGAAAAAGTGAGCAAgcaagcgagagaaaaagcgagcgagagaaagtgAGCAAGAGATAtcgcgagacagagcgagagaaaaagcgagcgcgaGAGGAAAAGCGAGCGCGAGAGGAAAAGCGAGTGCGAGAGGAAAAGCGAGCGCGAGAGAATAAAAGCGAGAGAGCAAAAACGAGAGACAAAAAGAAACAGCGAGAGAGataaagcgagcgagagaaaatgcgaacgagagagaaaaagcgagagagagagagagagagagagagagagaaagcaagagagagagaaagagagaaaggcgAGCGTGAGAGAaaaggtgaaagagagagagaaaaagcaagcgagacagacagaaaaagcgagcgagagagagaaaaagcgaaagagagagagagaaagcgagaacgAGAGAAAAAGCAAGCAAGAGAGAGCgaaaaagagagtgagagagaaaaagcgagagagagagaaaaagcgagcgacagagagagaaaaagcgagcgacagagagagaaaaagcgagcgacagagagagaaaaagcgagcgagagagagagaaaaagcgagcgagagagggaaaaAGTGAGCACGAGAGAAATAGCTagcaagagagacagaaaaagcgagtgaGAGCGAAAAAgcaagcgagagaaaaagcgagcgagagaaaaagtgagaaagagagaaaaagtgagaaagagagaaaaagcgagcgcgagagagaaaaagcaagaggaagggagaaaaagcgagagagagaaaaagagagagagaaagcgagaacgagagaaaaagcgagaccGAGAGGGAAAAAGCAAGCGTGAGGGGGAAAAAGCGAGCACGAGAGGGAAAAAGTGAGAGAGCAAAAACGAGTGTCAAAAAGAAACAGCGAAAGAGAGataaagcgagcgagagaaaatgcgaatgagagaaaaagcaagagagcgagagaaaaagtgagagagaatgagagaaaaagcgaaagagaagagaaaaagcgagcgagagaaaaagtgAGCGCGAGAGaggaagcaagagagagagaggagagagagagagagagaaagcaagggagacagacagaaaaagcgagcgagagaaaaagtgagagagcgagagagaaaaaagtgagagagagagagaaaaagcgagcgagagagagaaaaagcgagcgagagagagagcaaaagcaagcgagagaaaaagcgagcgagggagaaatagcgagacagagtgagagacaaagcgagcaagagagagagaaaaggcgagcgcgagagagaaaaggcgagcgcgagagagaaaaggcgagcgcgagagagaaaaggcgagcgcgagagagaaaaggcgagcgcgagagagagaaagagagagagagagaaagagagagagagagaaggcgagtGAAAAAGCAAGCGAGAGAGCAAAAGCGAGTGAGGAAAGTGAGTGAGAAAAGCGAGCGAAAAAAAGCAAGCCAGAGTGAGAggaaaagcgagcaagagagacaaaaagtgagcgagacagataaaacgagcgagagagaaaaagtgagacacagacagaaaaagcgagcgagagagaaaaggcgagcgagagagaaaaagcacgagagagtgagacagagaaaaagtgagcgagtgagaaaaagcaagagagagaaaaagcaagagagaccGACAGAAAAAGAGAGCGCAACAGAAAACGCGACAGAAAAAGAGAGCGGCACTAAAAGAGAGagcgacagaaagagaaaaagcgagcgagagagagaaagtgaacgaGCCAGACAGTAAGAGCGAGAGGGGGAAAATGTGAGAGTGAAAAAGCgggtgagagaaaaagaaacagcaagagagagaaaaagcaagagagaaaaagcgagcgagagagagaaaaagtgagcgagAAGCGAGACAGaccgacagaaaaagcgagagaaaaagcgagcgggAGAAAAAGTGAGCAAGACAAAGTGAGAGAAAaagcgcgcgagagagaaagagagagtgagagaaagaaaaagcaagcGAGCGGGAGCAaaaaggcgagagagagaaaaagaaacagcaagagagagaaaaagcgagcgagagaaaaagcgagtgaGATAGTgaaaaagcgagcgagaaaacatgcgagagagaaaaagcgagaaagagaaaaagcgagagagagataaaaagcgagagagaaaaggTGAGAGCGCGACAGCAAAAGAGCGCGAAAAAGCGagtgagcgaga is a genomic window of Hemiscyllium ocellatum isolate sHemOce1 chromosome 37, sHemOce1.pat.X.cur, whole genome shotgun sequence containing:
- the LOC132833535 gene encoding uncharacterized protein LOC132833535, with translation RERKERQDRKREREKQARQTEKASEREKGSEQEKRVKKQERKKNERERKRESEARQREKKRERKTTENEKVSKQAREKASERK